A stretch of Amycolatopsis balhimycina FH 1894 DNA encodes these proteins:
- a CDS encoding cytochrome P450, translating to MTETATAGTEFPFAPLPPADAIEHLKRLMADRPMTKTTMPYGGDVWIVHRNQAARTILADRRFVREPFRTGERVVPFFVPFPDFLRTTLQFEDPPQHTKLRKLVQKAISPRRVRDMRASAVAFANELIDGMLARGGVRNLIDEYSVPLPIEMLSSLLGVPSADREKFERWSSSTMAVAGKSEQEVAADMGELAAYMTDLIAQRREEPRDDLLSSLAHAREKDETLTDAEILPIAFILIVGGFDNTANFLSTGVMSLLHSDEQRELFLTDPDGLAPTAAEEVLRHGAFSLGGPVGGGGGLVPFVATEDVVVDGQLIAEGEAVSIDPGSANHDPEAIEDPGRFDITRQDNPHLMLSHGLHHCLGAPLARMEMQVGLAEIFKRIPTLRLAGEPVVRRDVLTQPMTDLPIAW from the coding sequence ATGACCGAAACCGCCACTGCCGGCACCGAGTTCCCGTTCGCGCCGTTGCCGCCGGCGGATGCGATCGAGCACCTCAAGCGGCTGATGGCCGACCGGCCGATGACCAAGACGACCATGCCCTACGGCGGCGACGTCTGGATCGTCCACCGCAACCAGGCCGCGCGGACGATCCTCGCCGACCGCCGGTTCGTCCGGGAGCCGTTCCGGACCGGCGAGCGGGTGGTGCCGTTCTTCGTGCCGTTCCCCGACTTCCTGCGCACGACGCTGCAGTTCGAGGACCCGCCCCAGCACACGAAGCTGCGCAAGCTGGTCCAGAAGGCGATCTCGCCGCGCCGGGTGCGGGACATGCGTGCCTCCGCGGTCGCCTTCGCCAACGAACTGATCGACGGCATGCTGGCCCGTGGCGGCGTCCGCAACCTCATCGACGAGTACTCCGTGCCGCTGCCGATCGAGATGTTGAGCTCCCTGCTCGGCGTGCCGTCGGCCGACCGGGAGAAGTTCGAGCGGTGGAGTTCCTCGACGATGGCGGTGGCCGGGAAGTCCGAGCAGGAGGTCGCCGCCGACATGGGTGAGCTGGCGGCGTACATGACCGACCTGATCGCGCAGCGGCGCGAGGAGCCGCGGGACGACCTGCTCAGCTCGCTGGCGCACGCCCGCGAGAAGGACGAGACGCTGACCGACGCGGAAATCCTGCCCATCGCGTTCATCCTGATCGTCGGCGGGTTCGACAACACCGCCAACTTCCTCAGCACCGGCGTCATGTCGCTGCTGCACTCCGACGAGCAGCGGGAACTGTTCCTCACCGATCCCGACGGCCTGGCCCCGACTGCCGCCGAAGAAGTGCTCCGGCACGGCGCGTTCTCACTCGGCGGCCCGGTGGGCGGCGGGGGCGGGCTGGTGCCGTTCGTGGCGACCGAGGACGTCGTCGTGGACGGTCAGCTCATCGCCGAAGGTGAGGCGGTCAGCATCGATCCGGGCTCCGCCAACCACGACCCCGAGGCCATCGAGGACCCGGGCCGCTTCGACATCACCCGCCAGGACAACCCGCACCTGATGCTCAGCCACGGCCTGCACCACTGCCTTGGCGCGCCGCTGGCCCGCATGGAGATGCAGGTCGGCCTGGCCGAGATCTTCAAGCGCATCCCGACCCTGCGGCTGGCCGGCGAACCGGTGGTCCGCCGCGACGTCCTCACCCAGCCCATGACCGACCTCCCGATCGCCTGGTGA
- a CDS encoding pentapeptide repeat-containing protein: MPESRSIEDLPYFPHLQAEEHLPEQGDEFDTALFQDLSFERVHAGGGRYLESAFTGVEFDHAHLRRSRFNDVWIDNCRMNGADFAETSMQAGRNQSAERRPS; the protein is encoded by the coding sequence GTGCCCGAATCTCGCAGCATCGAAGACCTGCCCTACTTCCCCCACCTGCAAGCGGAGGAGCACCTCCCGGAGCAGGGAGACGAGTTCGACACCGCCCTGTTCCAGGACCTTTCATTCGAGCGTGTCCACGCCGGCGGCGGCCGCTACCTGGAGTCCGCGTTCACCGGCGTCGAGTTCGACCACGCCCACCTGCGGCGAAGCCGGTTCAACGACGTGTGGATCGACAACTGCCGGATGAACGGGGCCGACTTCGCCGAGACGAGCATGCAAGCTGGTCGGAACCAATCTGCGGAACGCCGACCTTCGTGA
- a CDS encoding glycoside hydrolase family 78 protein, with translation MTTPTAWHASFAAPPAPGSAAPYFRREFTATAPRRATLYVTGLGIVEPYLNGVRVGDEVLAPGWTSYRHRLHVSRHDVTGLIREGANAVGAIVGDGWAVGRIGYEGRGNHYTDRPALFLQLELDYGDRTEIVSSAEEFRCGTGSVLAGDLLDGETYDARLEPEGWSTPGFDDRSWTPATPFDWDLGTLVTTEAQPIRRIEELAPVSVTTSPSGKKIVDFGQNIAGWVRITTSGATGTTITLRHAELLSGGELDTTSLRTAAATDRYTCRGGGETWEPRFTFHGFRYAEVDGPFDEVRAVVVHSDMPRTGWLDSSHDLLNRLHANVVWSMRGNFVGVPTDCPQRDERLGWTGDINAFGPTAAFLYDVRGVLGSWLEDLAAEQRAKGYVSMVVPDVLSTPAPPTALWSDAAVSVPWALYREYGDAEILRRQYDSMTTFVRDVEGRLDENGLWSSGYQFGDWLDPDAPDEDAAGGKTDRYLVAGAFLCRVTREMADTAAVLRQDEDAHHFTTLAERVRDDFRREYVTAAGRVSGETVTAYALAICFGILDAAQEVHAGHQLARLVTKADYRISTGFAGTPHVCEALSRTGHLEEAYLVLLETGCPSFLYPVTMGATTIWERWDAIRPDGTLHSTGLDSQNHYALGAVANWLHRVVGGLTPLEPGYRTMRIAPRPGGGLTHATLTHDTVHGRVTVAWRADDDRMCLEITIPEATTATVVLPQHPDGLVEEVTAGDHAWEYELPRPPQREYTLDTPLETLAGDPEVWRAVSAVFGRHLPHVPIDGTTPDVSLNTVLGYFPETPSDLESDLVAAIGGAKHVSH, from the coding sequence GTGACGACGCCGACCGCCTGGCACGCGTCCTTCGCCGCACCCCCGGCGCCGGGCAGCGCTGCGCCGTACTTCCGGCGCGAGTTCACCGCCACAGCGCCCCGGCGCGCGACGCTGTACGTCACCGGGCTCGGCATCGTCGAGCCCTACCTCAACGGCGTCCGTGTCGGCGACGAAGTGCTCGCGCCGGGCTGGACCTCCTACCGCCATCGACTGCACGTGAGCCGCCACGACGTCACCGGCCTGATTCGAGAAGGCGCGAACGCCGTCGGCGCGATCGTCGGTGACGGCTGGGCAGTGGGCCGGATCGGGTACGAGGGCAGAGGCAACCACTACACCGACCGGCCCGCCCTGTTCCTTCAACTGGAGCTCGACTACGGCGACCGCACGGAAATCGTCAGCTCGGCGGAGGAGTTCCGCTGCGGGACCGGCTCGGTGCTCGCGGGTGATCTACTCGACGGCGAGACCTACGACGCGCGGCTCGAACCCGAGGGCTGGAGCACGCCCGGATTCGACGACCGGAGCTGGACGCCGGCCACCCCGTTCGACTGGGACCTCGGCACGCTGGTCACTACCGAGGCGCAGCCGATCCGGCGGATCGAGGAACTCGCCCCCGTCTCGGTGACGACGAGCCCGTCCGGCAAGAAGATCGTCGACTTCGGGCAGAACATCGCCGGCTGGGTCCGCATCACGACCTCCGGCGCCACCGGGACGACGATCACCCTGCGGCATGCGGAACTCCTCTCCGGCGGCGAGTTGGACACCACGAGCCTGCGCACTGCGGCGGCAACCGATCGTTACACCTGCCGGGGCGGTGGGGAGACCTGGGAGCCCCGATTCACCTTCCACGGTTTCCGCTACGCCGAGGTGGACGGGCCGTTCGACGAGGTCCGGGCCGTGGTCGTGCACAGCGACATGCCCCGGACGGGCTGGTTAGACTCCTCGCACGACCTGCTCAACCGCCTGCACGCCAACGTCGTCTGGTCGATGCGCGGCAACTTCGTCGGCGTGCCGACCGACTGCCCGCAACGGGACGAACGGCTCGGCTGGACCGGAGACATCAACGCGTTCGGCCCCACCGCGGCGTTCCTGTACGACGTGCGCGGAGTGCTCGGCTCCTGGCTTGAGGACCTGGCCGCCGAGCAGCGGGCCAAGGGTTACGTGTCCATGGTCGTCCCGGACGTGCTGTCCACTCCGGCGCCGCCGACGGCGTTGTGGAGTGATGCCGCGGTCAGCGTCCCGTGGGCCCTCTACCGGGAGTACGGCGACGCGGAAATCCTGCGACGTCAGTACGACTCCATGACTACCTTCGTCCGCGACGTCGAAGGACGGCTCGACGAGAACGGGCTGTGGAGCAGCGGGTACCAGTTCGGCGACTGGCTCGACCCCGACGCGCCTGACGAGGACGCGGCGGGTGGCAAGACCGACCGGTACCTCGTCGCCGGGGCATTCCTGTGCCGCGTGACCAGGGAGATGGCCGACACCGCGGCGGTGCTCAGGCAGGACGAGGACGCCCACCACTTCACGACGCTCGCCGAACGGGTGCGAGACGACTTCCGCCGCGAGTACGTCACCGCCGCCGGCCGGGTCAGCGGCGAGACCGTCACCGCGTATGCGCTCGCCATCTGCTTCGGCATCCTGGATGCTGCGCAGGAAGTCCACGCCGGTCACCAGCTCGCACGGCTGGTGACCAAGGCCGATTACCGGATCTCCACCGGGTTCGCGGGCACCCCGCACGTCTGCGAGGCTCTCAGCCGTACCGGTCACCTCGAAGAGGCCTACCTGGTCCTCCTCGAAACCGGCTGCCCGTCGTTCCTGTACCCGGTCACCATGGGCGCCACCACGATCTGGGAACGCTGGGACGCCATCCGCCCGGACGGCACCCTCCACTCGACCGGGCTGGACTCCCAAAACCACTATGCGCTCGGAGCGGTCGCGAACTGGCTGCACCGCGTCGTCGGCGGCCTCACTCCCCTCGAACCCGGCTACCGCACCATGCGCATCGCACCCCGGCCCGGTGGCGGACTCACCCACGCGACGCTTACGCACGACACCGTCCACGGCCGGGTCACGGTCGCCTGGCGCGCCGACGACGACCGCATGTGCCTGGAGATCACGATCCCCGAGGCAACCACCGCAACGGTCGTGCTGCCGCAGCACCCCGACGGCCTGGTGGAGGAAGTCACCGCGGGCGATCACGCGTGGGAGTACGAACTGCCCCGGCCACCACAGCGCGAGTACACATTGGACACTCCACTCGAGACACTGGCCGGGGATCCGGAGGTCTGGCGCGCGGTCTCGGCCGTGTTCGGCAGGCACCTCCCCCACGTCCCGATCGACGGCACCACCCCCGATGTCTCGCTCAACACCGTGCTCGGGTACTTCCCGGAAACGCCGTCCGACCTGGAATCCGACCTCGTCGCCGCGATCGGCGGCGCCAAGCACGTCAGCCACTGA
- a CDS encoding 2Fe-2S iron-sulfur cluster-binding protein → MKPVPKVFYTQPDGAETVIEAVAGDSVMQTAVRNGVSGIVGQCGGVLSCATCHVFLADGDFPPPGEDEDEMLDCAATEREDNSRLSCQLVLAYGQEVRVTVPEAQL, encoded by the coding sequence GTGAAACCCGTGCCCAAGGTCTTCTACACCCAGCCCGACGGCGCCGAGACCGTCATCGAAGCCGTCGCCGGGGATTCGGTCATGCAGACCGCGGTCCGCAACGGCGTCAGCGGCATCGTCGGCCAATGCGGCGGGGTGCTCTCGTGCGCCACCTGCCACGTCTTCCTCGCCGACGGCGACTTTCCCCCGCCCGGCGAAGACGAGGACGAGATGCTCGACTGTGCGGCCACCGAACGCGAGGACAACTCACGGCTCTCGTGCCAGCTCGTCCTCGCCTACGGTCAGGAAGTCCGGGTGACCGTCCCGGAAGCGCAGCTGTGA
- a CDS encoding glycoside hydrolase family 2 TIM barrel-domain containing protein, giving the protein MKRQQFCEDWTVRPKVNEFAELGVSPPEETVTLPHDAVIGTPRDPENGDGAPTGFYRGGTWEYTKKFFVPEDYAAKRVRIDFEGVYRSALVYLNGDLAGRWASGYTGFSITADDFLRYGEQNVLRVEARAHRDSRWYSGAGIHRPVHLIVAEPVHVALDGVRVVTRDVDAGQAVVEVATTIENEDTRLRTITVETTLLDAQHRTVVTDQAPVSVLSGEDAVFRQRLVVPAPALWSPDTPYLYRALVTVRTGDDVLDEAETTFGIRTFQLDPVRGFRVNGEVVDLRGACIHHDNGVLGAAAIGRAEERRVELLKQAGFNALRSAHNPMSRAMLDACDRLGVLVMDETFDMWTRSKSDFDYALDFADWWERDVEAMVRKDQNHPCVFAYSIGNEIPEVGTPHGAVWARRLAERVRALDDTRFVTSGVNGLLTVLDDIKTAAAEGTGVNTAMASWGDVLDQVGASDLVTERTAEVFATLDIAGMNYLESRYEIDHDLFPHRVIVGSETFPTHIDKLWDLVQRHPHVIGDFTWTGWDYLGEAGVGRSQYADTPAGFMGAYPWLTAWCGDIDITGNRRPASYYREIVFGLRSTPYLAVQRPENHGRAVDATPWAWSDALSTWTWPGYEGRPVVVEVYSTADEVELLLNGKSLGRRPAGSRHRYRAEFEVPYAPGVLQAIASTGEGAELRTATGEPRLVAIADRQVVRADVDDLAFIDIALVDAGGVGFTSVERRVRVTVEGPGLLQGLGSGDPASTEPFTDDNHPTFNGCALAVIRPTGPGEIRIVVTDDTGLRAEVVVTAEKSER; this is encoded by the coding sequence GTGAAGCGGCAGCAGTTCTGCGAGGACTGGACCGTCCGCCCGAAGGTGAACGAGTTCGCCGAGCTCGGTGTTTCACCCCCCGAGGAGACCGTCACCCTGCCGCACGACGCCGTCATCGGCACACCTCGTGATCCCGAAAACGGTGACGGCGCTCCCACCGGCTTCTACCGCGGCGGCACCTGGGAGTACACGAAGAAGTTCTTCGTGCCCGAGGACTACGCCGCCAAACGGGTCCGGATCGACTTCGAAGGCGTCTACCGGTCGGCGCTGGTCTACCTCAACGGCGACCTCGCCGGCCGCTGGGCGTCCGGCTACACCGGCTTCTCGATCACGGCCGACGACTTCCTGCGCTACGGCGAGCAGAACGTGCTGCGGGTCGAGGCGCGGGCCCATCGCGATTCGCGCTGGTACTCCGGCGCGGGAATCCACCGCCCCGTCCACCTGATCGTCGCCGAGCCCGTCCACGTCGCCCTCGACGGCGTACGCGTGGTGACGCGCGACGTCGACGCCGGCCAAGCCGTCGTCGAGGTCGCCACGACGATCGAGAACGAGGACACCCGCCTCCGCACGATCACCGTCGAAACCACGCTGCTCGACGCCCAGCACAGAACCGTCGTCACGGACCAGGCGCCGGTCAGCGTGCTGTCCGGTGAGGACGCCGTCTTCCGCCAGCGCCTGGTCGTGCCGGCTCCCGCGTTGTGGAGCCCCGACACGCCATACCTCTACCGGGCGCTCGTCACCGTCCGCACCGGCGACGACGTCCTCGACGAGGCCGAGACCACGTTCGGGATCCGTACGTTCCAGCTCGACCCGGTCCGCGGGTTCCGCGTCAACGGCGAGGTCGTCGACCTGCGGGGTGCGTGCATCCACCACGACAACGGCGTGCTCGGCGCCGCGGCGATCGGCCGGGCCGAAGAACGGCGGGTCGAGCTGCTCAAGCAAGCGGGGTTCAACGCCCTGCGCAGCGCGCACAACCCGATGAGCCGGGCCATGCTCGACGCCTGTGACCGGCTCGGCGTGCTCGTCATGGACGAGACCTTCGACATGTGGACGAGGAGCAAGAGCGACTTCGACTACGCGCTCGACTTCGCCGACTGGTGGGAACGCGACGTCGAGGCCATGGTCCGCAAGGACCAGAACCACCCCTGCGTCTTCGCCTACTCCATCGGCAACGAGATCCCCGAGGTCGGCACGCCGCACGGAGCGGTGTGGGCTCGCCGGCTCGCCGAGCGCGTGCGGGCCCTGGACGACACCCGGTTCGTGACCAGCGGCGTCAACGGCCTGCTCACCGTGCTCGACGACATCAAGACAGCAGCCGCCGAAGGCACCGGTGTCAACACGGCGATGGCGAGCTGGGGTGACGTGCTCGACCAGGTCGGTGCCTCGGACCTCGTCACCGAGCGCACCGCCGAGGTGTTCGCGACGCTCGACATCGCGGGCATGAACTACCTCGAAAGCCGCTACGAGATCGATCACGACCTGTTCCCCCACCGGGTCATCGTCGGCTCCGAAACCTTCCCCACCCACATCGACAAGCTCTGGGACCTGGTCCAGCGGCACCCGCACGTCATCGGCGACTTCACCTGGACCGGCTGGGACTACCTCGGCGAAGCCGGCGTCGGCCGCTCCCAGTACGCGGACACCCCGGCCGGATTCATGGGTGCCTACCCCTGGCTCACCGCCTGGTGCGGCGACATCGACATCACCGGGAACCGGCGTCCGGCGTCGTACTACCGCGAGATTGTCTTCGGACTGCGCTCGACGCCGTACCTGGCGGTCCAGCGACCGGAAAACCACGGGCGCGCCGTGGATGCCACGCCGTGGGCCTGGTCCGACGCCCTTTCGACCTGGACGTGGCCCGGCTACGAAGGCCGGCCGGTCGTCGTCGAGGTCTACAGCACCGCCGACGAAGTCGAACTGCTGCTCAACGGGAAGTCGCTCGGCCGGCGTCCGGCGGGCAGCCGGCACCGATACCGCGCGGAATTCGAGGTGCCGTACGCGCCGGGCGTCCTCCAAGCCATCGCCTCCACGGGCGAAGGTGCCGAGCTTCGGACCGCCACCGGCGAGCCGCGTCTCGTCGCGATCGCGGACCGCCAAGTTGTCCGGGCCGACGTGGACGACCTGGCTTTCATCGACATCGCTCTCGTGGACGCCGGCGGTGTCGGCTTCACGAGCGTCGAACGCCGGGTGCGGGTCACGGTCGAGGGTCCGGGCCTGCTGCAGGGCCTCGGCAGCGGCGACCCGGCGAGCACCGAACCGTTCACCGATGACAACCACCCGACGTTCAACGGGTGTGCGCTGGCGGTGATCCGTCCCACCGGGCCCGGCGAGATCCGGATCGTCGTCACCGACGACACCGGCTTGCGTGCCGAAGTCGTGGTGACCGCGGAGAAGAGTGAGCGGTGA
- a CDS encoding NAD(P)/FAD-dependent oxidoreductase: MSGRLLVVGAGQAGVQVASCARELGWAGPITLIGQEPHAPYARPALSKAFLKGEATVESLVLRTPSFYAEQGIDLVLDEQISHLDLSGEEAVSASGRRWPYDRLVLATGAEPRPLPIDGADLDGVVTLRDVRDAGVLAQRLAAVTDLVVIGGGFIGLEVAATATAAGVRTTVVEAAPALMNRVVSTTTAGFVETAHSAAGVQILTGVRPRRVRGEGAVNAVVLEDGRELPAQLVLVGVGARPRDDLARAAGLACDNGIVVNEHSLASDGRTLAVGDCANLPGPSPHPALRLRLESVDNAVEQAKAAATTLLGEPRPYRSVPWFWSDQGPLKLQIAGLARADDDIVIRRGRPGRMNVLRYRGADLVAVECINGPAEFLLLRRALGTGVSLPREVAEDTSLSLKEALGRRVTEVPNAI; this comes from the coding sequence GTGAGCGGTCGGTTGCTCGTGGTCGGTGCTGGCCAGGCGGGGGTGCAGGTGGCGAGCTGCGCCCGTGAACTCGGCTGGGCCGGTCCGATCACCCTGATCGGGCAGGAACCGCACGCGCCCTATGCGCGCCCTGCGTTGTCGAAGGCGTTCCTCAAGGGCGAGGCCACGGTCGAATCTCTCGTGCTGCGCACGCCGTCCTTCTACGCGGAGCAGGGAATCGACCTCGTCCTGGACGAGCAGATCAGTCATCTGGATCTGTCCGGCGAGGAGGCGGTTTCGGCGTCTGGACGGCGTTGGCCGTACGACCGCCTCGTGCTGGCGACGGGTGCTGAACCACGGCCCCTGCCGATCGACGGTGCCGATCTCGACGGAGTCGTGACGCTCCGGGACGTCCGGGACGCGGGTGTTCTCGCGCAGCGCCTGGCGGCCGTCACCGACCTCGTCGTGATCGGCGGCGGGTTCATCGGCCTCGAGGTGGCTGCCACGGCGACCGCGGCGGGTGTGCGGACCACCGTGGTGGAGGCGGCGCCCGCGCTGATGAACCGGGTCGTCAGCACCACCACGGCCGGCTTCGTCGAGACCGCACACAGCGCGGCCGGTGTGCAGATCCTCACCGGCGTGCGGCCCCGCCGGGTGCGTGGTGAGGGTGCCGTCAACGCGGTCGTGCTGGAAGACGGCCGGGAACTGCCGGCCCAGCTGGTTCTGGTCGGTGTCGGCGCGCGTCCCCGGGACGATCTCGCCCGCGCCGCCGGTCTCGCCTGCGACAACGGCATCGTCGTGAACGAGCACTCGCTCGCCTCCGACGGCCGCACCCTGGCTGTGGGCGATTGCGCGAACCTGCCCGGTCCGTCGCCGCACCCGGCACTGCGGTTGCGGCTGGAGAGCGTGGACAACGCCGTCGAGCAGGCCAAGGCCGCCGCGACCACCCTCCTCGGCGAGCCACGGCCGTACCGGAGCGTGCCGTGGTTCTGGTCCGATCAAGGCCCGCTCAAGCTCCAGATCGCCGGGCTGGCCCGAGCGGACGACGACATCGTCATCCGTCGCGGCCGGCCAGGACGGATGAACGTCCTGCGGTACCGTGGCGCAGACCTGGTTGCCGTCGAATGCATCAACGGTCCTGCCGAATTCCTGTTGCTGCGCAGGGCACTCGGAACGGGAGTTTCGTTGCCGCGAGAGGTGGCCGAGGACACGAGCCTGTCCCTGAAGGAAGCTCTTGGCCGCCGGGTAACCGAAGTGCCGAACGCGATCTGA
- a CDS encoding glycoside hydrolase family 3 N-terminal domain-containing protein — protein MPSPPPYRDVSLPVGDRVADLLGRMTLDEKAAQLTAPTAPAVDVHEPPSTGWGGVVAALASVEASPREIAAAVNELQRKHVEDTRLGIPVLVAEEALVGLKIHGATVFPDAIAQAATWDPELIERMGTAIGIQMARTGARQALSPLADTTRDPRWGRVEETYGEEPYLVGSMATAFVRGLQEADAETPLVATVKHFLGYSASAGGRNTESASIGPRELREVHSVPFEMVIRDGRARGIMPAYVDIDGVPVTGSREYLTDLLHGELGFHGLVMSDLGAVNQLYTKHGTAHGDAAASAQAVQAGVHLDLVPRLTTHHLIEAVESGLLPVEDLDRAVSTVLRTKFELGLFERPYVELDAVPETLDPAETRALSRTIAEQSVVLLRNEPVDGTPLLPLDPDTRTIAVIGPNADRLLGQLGNYSYPVLESMAKRFALAADPTARADEAAEFAGNTGPDQARLMVESVPVVTFLDGIRARARDATVRYERGCPIQDEDRSGIPAAVEAAKSADVAVVVVGDQGGINAFGTVGEGLDSATCELPGVQRELVEAVLATGTPTVVVLSHGRPYSLKWMADSVPAIVTSWFGGEEAGSATAAVLFGDVNPGGRLPISFLDFAGSAPLPYWRAAQTPPYIEGRAGATFPFGHGLSYTDFEYRDMEIKQPEVPTDGAVELSFTVVNVGERAGDEVVQVYGQDVTGRTVRPRRKLVAFRRLSLEAGEGARITATVPASLFALWDPREGWLVEPGKIKFFIGGSSAQVRLRTSVTLTGDVHRPGRERPLTSSVSAVPVDPDVETVTRSAASFRAAGPLSGDNTVLEWLEHPIGGELLRGLLQGADEETLAPAFGMPLTQMAMYSGGRFPAETVDRLVAEVHAGMPAPEGGPAR, from the coding sequence TTGCCTTCCCCACCGCCCTACCGTGACGTGTCGCTGCCGGTCGGCGACCGGGTCGCGGACCTGCTCGGCCGGATGACCCTCGATGAGAAAGCCGCGCAGCTCACCGCACCCACCGCGCCGGCGGTCGACGTCCACGAGCCGCCGTCCACTGGATGGGGTGGCGTCGTCGCCGCGCTGGCGAGCGTCGAAGCGTCCCCGCGCGAGATCGCCGCCGCGGTCAACGAGCTGCAGCGCAAGCACGTCGAGGACACCCGGCTGGGCATCCCCGTCCTCGTCGCCGAGGAAGCCCTGGTCGGACTGAAGATCCACGGCGCGACCGTGTTCCCCGACGCAATCGCCCAGGCCGCCACCTGGGACCCGGAGCTGATCGAGCGGATGGGCACCGCCATCGGGATCCAGATGGCCCGCACCGGCGCACGTCAAGCGCTGTCGCCGCTGGCCGACACGACCCGGGACCCCCGCTGGGGCCGGGTGGAGGAGACCTACGGTGAAGAGCCGTACCTCGTCGGCTCGATGGCCACCGCGTTCGTCCGTGGCCTGCAGGAGGCGGACGCCGAGACGCCGCTCGTCGCCACGGTGAAGCACTTCCTCGGCTACAGCGCCAGCGCCGGTGGCCGCAACACCGAATCGGCGTCGATCGGCCCGCGCGAACTGCGGGAGGTCCACTCGGTCCCGTTCGAGATGGTGATCCGCGACGGCAGGGCACGCGGCATCATGCCGGCGTACGTCGACATCGACGGCGTTCCGGTGACCGGCTCCCGCGAGTACCTCACCGACCTGCTCCACGGCGAGCTGGGCTTCCACGGGCTGGTCATGTCCGACCTCGGCGCCGTCAACCAGCTCTACACCAAGCACGGCACCGCACACGGCGACGCGGCCGCCAGCGCCCAGGCCGTGCAGGCCGGGGTGCACCTGGACCTCGTCCCCAGGCTGACGACCCACCACCTGATCGAGGCGGTCGAGTCTGGGCTCCTCCCGGTGGAAGACCTGGACCGGGCCGTGAGCACCGTGCTGCGGACGAAGTTCGAGCTGGGCCTGTTCGAGCGGCCCTACGTCGAACTGGACGCGGTGCCGGAAACCCTCGACCCGGCGGAAACCCGCGCCCTCTCCCGCACGATCGCCGAGCAGTCGGTCGTCCTGCTCCGCAACGAGCCGGTCGACGGCACTCCCCTGCTTCCGCTCGACCCGGACACCAGGACGATCGCGGTGATCGGCCCGAACGCCGACCGCCTGCTGGGCCAGCTGGGCAACTACAGCTACCCGGTGCTCGAAAGCATGGCGAAGCGATTCGCGCTCGCCGCCGACCCGACGGCCCGTGCGGACGAGGCCGCCGAATTCGCCGGCAACACGGGACCGGACCAAGCGCGCCTGATGGTGGAGTCGGTCCCCGTGGTCACGTTCCTCGACGGGATCCGCGCCCGGGCCCGCGATGCGACAGTGCGGTACGAGCGCGGATGTCCCATCCAAGACGAGGACCGCTCGGGCATTCCCGCGGCCGTCGAAGCGGCGAAGTCCGCGGACGTCGCCGTGGTCGTCGTCGGGGACCAAGGGGGAATCAACGCCTTCGGCACCGTCGGCGAGGGCCTGGACAGCGCCACCTGCGAGCTGCCCGGCGTGCAGCGGGAACTGGTCGAGGCAGTCCTGGCCACGGGCACGCCGACCGTCGTCGTGCTCAGCCACGGACGGCCGTACTCGCTGAAGTGGATGGCCGACTCCGTTCCGGCGATCGTGACGAGCTGGTTCGGCGGCGAGGAGGCCGGCAGCGCCACCGCGGCCGTGCTCTTCGGTGACGTCAACCCCGGCGGTCGGCTGCCCATCTCGTTCCTCGACTTCGCCGGCAGCGCGCCCCTGCCGTACTGGCGAGCGGCCCAGACACCCCCGTACATCGAAGGGCGTGCCGGAGCGACGTTCCCGTTCGGACACGGCCTGAGCTACACGGACTTCGAGTACCGCGACATGGAGATCAAGCAGCCGGAGGTCCCGACCGATGGTGCGGTCGAGCTCTCGTTCACCGTGGTGAATGTCGGCGAGCGGGCCGGAGACGAGGTCGTCCAGGTGTACGGGCAGGACGTGACCGGCCGGACCGTGCGCCCCCGGCGCAAGCTGGTCGCCTTCCGGCGGCTGTCGCTGGAAGCCGGCGAGGGCGCGCGGATCACGGCGACCGTGCCCGCGAGCCTGTTCGCGCTGTGGGACCCCCGCGAGGGCTGGCTCGTCGAGCCGGGGAAGATCAAGTTCTTCATCGGCGGGTCGTCCGCCCAGGTTCGGCTGCGCACGTCGGTCACGCTGACCGGTGACGTGCACCGGCCGGGCCGGGAGCGCCCGCTCACCAGCTCGGTGTCGGCGGTCCCGGTGGACCCCGATGTCGAGACGGTCACGCGGAGCGCCGCTTCGTTCCGTGCTGCGGGTCCGCTCTCCGGCGACAACACCGTTCTGGAGTGGCTCGAGCACCCGATCGGCGGCGAGCTGCTGCGCGGCCTGCTCCAGGGAGCGGACGAAGAGACCCTCGCCCCGGCGTTCGGGATGCCGCTCACGCAGATGGCGATGTACAGCGGCGGCCGGTTCCCGGCCGAGACCGTCGATCGGCTCGTTGCGGAGGTGCACGCCGGGATGCCGGCGCCGGAGGGAGGTCCGGCCCGGTGA